Below is a window of Patescibacteria group bacterium DNA.
ACTTTTAAGTTGTAATGCCTGAGTGACGCCACCAACGCATATCATACGCGCCGCACCATTACCAAACGCGTAACAGGCGGTAGAAAAAGCGCGAAACACATCGATAATCACCGTAAGGCCTTCTGCCTTCTTAGCTCCCTCGATCAATTGAAGAATACTAATTTCCATACATTGCCTACAAATATACTGAATGAGCAACCTAATCCCGAATTTGTCATTCCTGATTTAATTTCGATGTTATACACCTTAAAAAATTTCTATTTTTTCAATAAAAATTGCTTTAATTTTAATGTCGCCTCATCAACCTTGGTCAAGTTACTTTTGGTTTTAAAAGTTTTCTTAGCGAACTCCATAATTGGACGCACAGATTCTATTTTTCTGCCAAATTTTCTTTTCATCCAATCAAAACGTGGAAATACCCAAACGTGGAAATGATGCAACGTGTCTTCTTCCTGGATAAGGTAAACAACCTTAACGCCAAGAACCTGCCTTAAGGCTGAACGTAAGCGATATAATAATTTTATGAAATCCCGTTGTTCTTTGTCAGTAAATTCATCAACACTTTGAATATGCCTTCTGGATGAAATAATCACAAAACCCGGAATAGGAATTTCATAGTCTTGGTGGGCATCAAAATATTTTGACTTTACAATATCGCCTAGGCTTATTTCACCTTTTTCACGGGTACACCCAAGGCAAGTTATTTTTTTCACTTGGCCTGTATAATTGATTATTTTATTAATTGACCTTGACATACCATGAAATTAAATTTTTCAATAATGAAGAGAATACGAATTATATTTATCACGAAAAAGTGCTCATTTCAGTGAGATATTTTTTTGCTTCCTCATACCACGGCTGGGCAATCTGTTTGGCGAAAGGAGACGATATCCTGTGAAACACCATACGTATTCTCCTCCCCGCCTCGCTGGTACTGCCATCACGCATAGATTTCTTGGCAAGGCTTACGGCCTTTTCTTCCAAAAATGCCAAACAATCGGCATCGCACAATACATTTTGATCTTCATCGCCCCCTGTCTCATGATTCGCCACAAAGTGCTTGACTCGCGCGATGAGTTCTTCTTCCGCACCTTCGTGCCGCAGGAATTTTTCAATATCAACCGCGCTTAAGTCCTGATGTTTGCGCAATAGTGCGGGATCATCAGACCCCTTTTTCCAGTCTCCATAAAACGCCCTTTCAATATCATGCGCTATCCCGGCAATGAGCAATGCCTCATCCGCGTCAGGTTTAAGCTTCTTAATCCAGTATACGGTGCGCTGGTGATGCGAGATATTGCTCAAGGCTCCCGCCTCCGTGAAAGCATCTATAACAAACCGTTCCACCTTATCAAACATAATGTGATCCATTTAACTTTTGCTTATATGTTCCCTAGAGACTGACTAATCAAACACGACGGTAGTCATCATTAAATCAAAAACACTGTTCACTGGCCCCAGCGTTGTCTCAAAAATGTAATTGATCCCGTTATGCTTAATCATGTAACCGTACCCTGAACCCATGCCCACATATTTAAACTTTCTAAATTCTTGGTTATTGATGGTTTCGTTGAAAGTGAAATAAGCCCCTTCCACGCTGTCGCTCCCCGTCGTCCTGACGTGAAACCTGTTCCCGGGATGGTTTTGCGTTATGATGAAATAATTATTTTCCGGCGTCTCCACGGTATATGACCCGTCGTTTGGATATTTTATGCTCACGCCCAAGTTTCGATAACTCTTCCACGCCGAGGTGGTATCAGCTATCTTAAAAGTTTTCACGATATCTTCGATTTCCCGCATTCTCGCAACCATCGTTTCATTGATAGCGCCTTGCGAGGATGAATATCCAAAGACATATTCACCACTTTCACCCAGATAGGTCGGTGCAGGATCCTCTTCTGATTTTATTTGCTGCCACTGGCTCTTTGTGTGCATACTGATGTTAAATAATGAATCCTGGGTAGGAAATCCAAAATCAATGGAATCACTGATGCCAAACGAACCCCAATCAAGTGTTCGATTTTTTGTGGCATAACCGCTCCATGTGTTCGACAGGGTTAACGTGAATCCGTATTGCGCATTATCGTAGACAATTATTCCAGCATCGTCGGCTCCTTGATTAATATTCTGAGATTCGTCTGCAATGGGCTGTCCGCCATTATTTTCACCTGCTGCGGAAGGCGCACTGTTTTGAGCGGTTGGGGTAGAGCTGATCGGCTTATTTTGATCCGCCTGCCGCTGACTGCAGCCGGTAAACAGAATGATGCCCAATGTGAGTATGCTTAAAAATATATATTTCCTCATATTTTTCATTAATTTGATAATATAACGAGATAATGCTTCGCTTCTTCTTGAGTGGTGATTTTTCCTTCCAGCTGCGCTTCGCGGATGCGCGTTAATATTTTCCCCACTTCCGGCCCCTCGCCTATGCCAAGCATGGTCATGATGTCGTGACCGGAGAGAAGCGGTTTTGGCAGGGTATGCTTGCCTTTTTCCTTGAGCGCCTCAATGCGAACGCGCATACGTTTATAGTCGGCAATCGTCCCCTTGCCATCCTTGGCAATCGTAGCCGCTCCATCCGCATAAGAGAGCTTGAGAAGTTCTTCGCCTAATAAGGGATCGCGGAAGAAATATTTCTCAATGGTACTGGGGCGCAATTCGTCCACATCGCCGTGGACAAAAAGAAGGTGATGGCGGATGAGCGCACATACGCGATTCGCATCAACTCCGATGCCGGTGGGGCTGGTGAGTTTGAGCCGCTCAATAAGAGAAGCTACCATTTCCGCGCCCACCCTGTCGTGGTCGTTAAACCGTATCCGATCGGCGCCATGCGCTTCAGGGGTGGTGAGCGTGGGGGGTTTCCCTATGTCATGCAAAAGCGCCGCAAGCGCCAACTCCGCATTCCAAAGCGGCTGCGGAGCAGGAAGCAAAACAGGATTGCCGAATTCTTGGGCAAAAGCAGGAGACTCAATCACCGCGAGCGCAAGCCGCGTGTGAGTCCACACGTCTCCCTCCGTATGGAATTCTTGCGGTTGCGGGCACCCTTTCATCGCCAGAAGCTCCGGCATCAAAATGGAAAATGTACCGCTCGACTCAAAAAGGTCAAACGCCGCCAAGGGATGTACATCAAGCGCTTTCAAGAATTCTTGCGCTATTACTTCCGCAGGAATAATCCTTGCGCCTTGGCTATCAAGGTCAAGTAAATGTGTGATACTGCGCGCGATCGCATCCCAGGTAGAGGCCTCAATTGTAAACCCAAGAGATACGGCAAACCGCAAGCCGCGCAATGCGCGGGAGTAATCTTCTCTCATGCGCTCATCAGGGTTCCCCACCGTCCTTAATTTTTTATCCGTGAGATCCTCTAAACCGTTAAACTCATCAACAAGGATACCTCCCTTTTGTCCCCCCCTTAATAAGGGGGGGATGGGGGGGTCGGTCACCCGCATGGCCATCGCATTGATGGTAAAATCCCGCCGCCCTAAATCCTCCTTCAAGGGAAGCGCTGGGTCGGATTGCGTATCCACATCGCGGTATTTCCCCGTGCCCCACGCGTGTTCGGTGCGCGGGAGTGCAATATCAAGGGCTTCCACAGAGGAAGGTTCTGTCAGTTTCAATTTATATACCCCAAATGTCTTGCCGACATAATTCACCGCGCCGAAACGCGACAACTGGGCTTCAAGTTCCGGCGTTTCGACATTGCGCACCACAAAATCATAGTCCTTCGTATCAGCGCGCTCCAATAGGCAATCCCGCACTGCCCCTCCCACTAAATACACCTCTGTCTGCGGCAGCGATGCACAGAGCGCGTCAGCCCAACCCAAAATACCGCTTTTGCGCAGTTCGTCCCTATAGGCTTTGAGAACACTATTGGCTTTTTGCGAATCCATACGGTACGATTATTCCAGTTAGGCCTCTTTACAGTCGGCGCTAACCGCAGACCCGCCTGCCTACGCCAGTTGCGGGGAACGGTAGTATGCTTAATGTTAAAATCTTCCCTGACGTACGGAGCGTTCCCGAGGAAAGGCAATGGCGGGCAGGTAAACGCAGATCGTCACGCCCGCCTGCCATAAACCTGTCCACGAGATGAGTGATATCTGAAAAGGTCGGTACCAACAACGTTATTCTGTTGAACCTTCAAGGAAGGCACTGGCGGGCAGGCTTGACCTTATCGCAGATAAACGCAGATATTCTTCTTACTCATTGTACGATATTCTCTTATGAGATAATAGAGTATAGAGTGATTGTTTATTGTTCTTAACCAAGAAGCGAGGGAATACCAATTTTTCGAGGACTTATGCCTGTAGTCAGGCAGGCATAAGCGCGAGGCAGCTTAGGTCGCGTCCGCAGAAAAATTGTGTATTCCTGAGCGCGGAATATGGCCGACGATATATCACAATTAAAACAAGATATCATATTCACTGCCAACCTGCGAGGGCATGAGTTCACTTTCCATAGCGCGTACGGCCTGTTCAGCCCCAAAGAGATCGACCGCGGGTCTCTTTTGCTGATTGAAACCGTTGCCGTAAATCCTCACGACACCATCCTCGATGTCGGCTGCGGCTATGGCGCCATTGGGCTCACCCTGGCAATGCTCGCGCCTCAAGGCAGGGTCCACATGGTTGATAAAGATTTTGTCGCGGTTGAATACGCGAAGCAAAATGCCGCCCTCAATGGCATCGCCAACTGCGAAATTTATTTAAGCAACGCGTTCAGCGCAGTGCCTGATATCAAATTCGACACCATCGTTTCTAACCTTCCCGCAAAAGCAGGCAATGAATTTTTTACTATCCTTTTCCATGACGCCAAAGCGCATCTGAAACCGGGAGGCAAGCTCTATGTCGTGACGCTCGCGGGAATGAAGAAATATATCAAAAGAAATTTCCAGGAACTATTCGGCAATTACAAAAAACTACGCCAAGGCAAAACTCACGCCGTGTCGCTGGCAATACGTGAATAAGGACGGCTCGTCTGTAGATAAAGATACAAATTTTTATGATTGATACCGCCAGAATAACATCAATGCCACCTAATGCCACAAGAAGCACGCTTTTAAATACAAAAAGGTCTATAGCATGTTAATGCGAGAAACCTCCGCATGGTGCGAAGGTAATAACATGGTGGTCTATTCTTAAAGTAGTTCGGACGCATTTCGCCGCCTGCGGCGGCGAGAAAATCCCCCCGCAAAATTCCGAACCGAAATCCTGAACTTTGACAATTTCAAGTTTTTCTTTGGCGGCAAATTCTTTTACCGCGTTAGGAAACTCCACCAAGGCTTCTTTACTGAAATGACATTTCCGGATTCAGCACTTACTTTGGTTTCGATCTGCATTGAAACAGGAATTACGAAAAGAAGTTTGGCTTGTTTTGTTCCCTTAACAGAATATATTGGTTGTTGAGATTCTTCTTTAAGTTCAATTGTGCTAACTTCGGTTCCCGCCGCCACTTTAGATGAGGCTTCTTCTGGCAAAATTTTGATTTCCTTATTTCCAGTTGATGTTTTAAGGGATAATTTATTCCCTTCAATAACAAGTTTTTCTGTTGTAACTGCAGTTGCTTTTTCAGATTGGAGAGATAGACCATTCGGGACTTTTTCTATGGAGACTGATTTTACGCCCGATTCTGAAGAAGAAATTTTTGCCTCAATGGGTTTTATTCCCTCTACTGGACAAGTTGTGGTATCTCCGGAACAAGTGCAGCCCACCGGACATTGTTTTCCCGGACAAGAATAAATTGGACAGCCGTTAGAATCTTTTTGAGCAGTAGGAATTCCACCAACGCAAGCGGTACAGGCGATGGGCGGTTCTACTGGACAAGTGCAAGTATCTCCGCTTTTCACGCAAGGAGCTTTACAAGATGGCACTGGACAAGTTGTGGTATCTCCGGAACAAGTGCAGCCCACCGGACATTGTTTTCCCGGACAAGAATAAATTGGACAGCCGTTAGAATCTTTTTGAGCAGTAGGAATTCCACCAACGCAAGCGGTACAGGCGATGGGCGGTTCTACTGGACAAGTGCAAGTATCTCCGCTTTTCACGCAAGGAGCTTTACAAGATGGCACTGGACAAGTTGTGGTATCTCCGGAACAAGTGCAGCCCACCGGACATTGTTTTCCCGGACAAGAATAAATTGGACAGCCGTTAGAATCTTTTTGACCAGTAGGAATTCCACCAACGCAAGCGGTACAGGTAACTGAAGTTGTAATTTGCGTTGGATTTATTTCGATTGATTTAACAGAAGAAACGGTTGATTGAGCGTTTGCTGTTAGAACCAAAAACAAACCGCCTGACAATATCAGAGTTAGTAATAAAATGTTTCGTTTCGCATTCATAGTTTTTGAAATTAAATGTTAATAATTTTTAGAAAAGTCGACTAACTTTTCTACTTATTTCTAATTAAAATAATATGAAAAATTTTCTTTTCCCAAAATTAAAATACAGTTCGAGCCGATATTTTTATCAGGTTTTTTGGCAGTTTTTAAGTTCAGAATTTCGGTTCGGAATTTTTGGCCAGACCCTCGCCCCGCCCTGGCGGGGCGAAATGCGTCCGAACTACTTTAAGAATAGACCACCAGACAGGAAATTGCAAGCAAGAGGCAGTCGCCTCCCCCGCATCAAGTGCGGGGTCGGCGACCAAATCATAAGGTTTTCTGGGCGAAAAAATCAGTTGGCGATTCTGCATTTTGGGAAAAGAAATTTTTAATCAAAACCATATGAAATACATACTTTACGCTCGCAAGAGCACCGAAGATGAGGACAGGCAGATTTTAAGCATTGAGGCCCAAGTCTTTGAATTAAAAGAATTTGCCGCCAAAGAAAAACTTGAAATTGTCGATCCGATTTTCGTCGAGACCAAAACTGCCAAAGAACCTGGGCGAATTAAATTCGCAGAAATGTTGTCATTGATTGAAAGAGGGAAAGCAGAGGGGATACTTTCTTGGAATCCGGATAGATTAGCTCGTAATTCCGTTGATGGAGGGCGAGTAATTCACATGATAGATCGCGGCTTGATTAAATCATTGAAATTTCCAACATTTTGGTTTGAGCCAACACCGCAAGGACTTTTTATGCTCCAAATTGCTTTTGGTCAAAGTAAATATTATGTGGATTCACTTCGAGAAAATGTAACTCGTGGAATGAGGCAGAAAGTAAGAAATGGAGTATGGCCAAGCAAAGCACCGCTCGGCTATCTCAACAATCCAAAAACCAGAGGAATTGATGTTGATAGAGAAAAAGCACAAAAAGTGAAAAAGATTTTTGAACTCTACGCCACCAGAAATTACAATCTCCGCGAAATAGCCGAGTGGTGCAAACGGGTAAATCTCAAAAGCAATTTAGGCAACAGCATTTCAATTGGAAAAGTCCATGAGCTTTTACAAAACGTTTTCTACATCGGTCTTATGAAGTATAAAGGCGAAATTCATGAGGCAACTCACGAGCCGCTAATTTCAAAGAAACTTTTTGATAAAGTGCAGGAAATTATGCGAGAAAAAGGCAAGCCGCAAAAAGTTAAGAAACATAATTTTGCTTTTCTCGGGTTTATGAAATGTCCTTGCTCGGCGGCGATAACAGCAGAAAAGAAAATTAAACCAAGTGGCAGAGAATATGTGTATTATCGTTGCACAAAAAAGAAAGGGCCATGCCAAGAAAAACACTTTTTGCGACAGGAAGAATTATACGAACAGATTAAATCTTTTCTTCAAAAAGTTTCTTTGTCGAGCCACGACACAGAAAACGTTTTAGCCGAACTCGAAAAAGAAGAAATACAAACAAAAGAGCAAGCCAAAACAACTGTTCAAAATCTTAAAGTACAATTAGCTGAAATTGAAATAAGACTTGAAAAACTGCTCGACGTTTTTCTTAACGAGGTTATCTCTGTTGAAGATTACAAGGCGAGAAAAGAAAAACTACTTATCAAAAAGGTCGGGCTACAGGAACAAGTCAGAGATTTTGAACAGAATGGCTTATCGTGGCTCGAACCGGCTCGTGAGTTCGTTTTATCATTAAATCAAGCCGCAAAACTACTCAAATCTGAAAACAAGATGGAAATGACAACATTTCTTAAAAATATCGGCTCGAACTGCATTTTGCAGAATCGCCAACTGATTTTTTCGCCCAGAAAACCTTATGATTTGGTCGCCGACCCCGCACTTGATGCGGGGGAGGCGACTGCCTCTTGCTTGCAATTTCCTGTCTGGTGGGCGGCAGAGGGATCGAATCCCAGTAGCAGAAACATCGTTTCGCTACGGGACATGCCTCTTAACCTCAGCAATGTCAATGCTGCACTCCCCGACAAAAGCCATTCGGGCATTTAGGCGGGCCCACCTACACGCGAAGCTTATGGCGGGTAACTTCACCCCGCATTTATATGGTGTGTTTATTTGACGAAATCCGAACTTATTTTGAACGGAACTGACGGCGCGCCTCGCGCGCCAAACTGAACGCTCGGGCGGGCAAAAAGGAAGGGGGTTGGGGGGTCCCGCCTTGGCGGGATTGCCCGCCCTCGCTTTTCCGCCGCCGCCGAATTTCGTGCCAACGAAGTTGGCGCGTCGCCTTTAACTCTGATTTTGAACTACTTCTAAATCCTTTCTCTTAAAAATCTTATCATAAAGAGTGATTATCAGCACTCCCAACAAAGTAGTTACCACAAAAACCTGTTCTTTCAAAATCGGGAAAAGAATAAACAAGACAATGGAAGGAATTAAAATTGAATAGAAACACGCATTTGCTGAAATCTTTTTTGAATAGATTCCGGCAAAAATAGGCGGCACAAAAATTAACGCCAAATATGTAACCAGCAATGACAAAGTAACTATATTTGGAATTATAAACGCCAACCCAAACCCAACAACGCCAAAGGCGGCGGTGAGCAATCGGGCATATATCATTTCTTTCCTGCTATCAAGATTTTTCTGGCCGAACAAGGCCTTGTAGATAATTGTAGAACCGCCGACAAACAAACTATCAAGAGAGGACATGATAACAGCCAGAATTGACGCAAAACCAAATCCAACTAACCATGGCGGTAAAATTCCTTTCATCAACGTAAATATGGCGGTTTCCTTCTGAATTCCAACTGGCAATTTAACTGCCGCAACAAGACCCAAAAACAAAACTAAAAATCCAAGAAAAGCGGTAATTGGAATTGCAAGGTAAAATGATTTTTTGGCAGTGCTTTGGCTTTCGGCGGAAAAAATTCTTTGCCAATGCGTAGTATTGCCGAGATACAAAAATCCGCTTACTAGAATTACTCCGATGAACCAACTTAATCCGCCGAAAGCCAGCGGGTCAAGATGGCCTTTCGGTAATTGCGCGAACAAATCGCCAAAACTTCCTATGCTTTGATATCCAACAATTGCCATAGCGATAAACACCAGAACGATTACCCAAAATTGAATAAAGTCGGTGATGATATCAACTTTTAATCCGCCCATCGCGGTGTAAAGAATTGTAATGGCCGCAGAAAAGAACAATGCGATTACATAATCAACTCCCGTGAGAACGGACGCGAGTGATGCAATGGCAATTGCTTGAATTCCAATCCA
It encodes the following:
- a CDS encoding methyltransferase gives rise to the protein MADDISQLKQDIIFTANLRGHEFTFHSAYGLFSPKEIDRGSLLLIETVAVNPHDTILDVGCGYGAIGLTLAMLAPQGRVHMVDKDFVAVEYAKQNAALNGIANCEIYLSNAFSAVPDIKFDTIVSNLPAKAGNEFFTILFHDAKAHLKPGGKLYVVTLAGMKKYIKRNFQELFGNYKKLRQGKTHAVSLAIRE
- a CDS encoding sodium:solute symporter family protein, giving the protein MDTTSIVLIIYLAAMFFVAWYFSRRESVEAYFVNQRKTNLWLMTFSTVATVVGAGATVAIVSEVYNTGISYGLALPISFIAGMFILGLLAKKIKEIGDQYGAHTIVDFFEKRFGRKNKILTGWLQLFLLVIWIGIQAIAIASLASVLTGVDYVIALFFSAAITILYTAMGGLKVDIITDFIQFWVIVLVFIAMAIVGYQSIGSFGDLFAQLPKGHLDPLAFGGLSWFIGVILVSGFLYLGNTTHWQRIFSAESQSTAKKSFYLAIPITAFLGFLVLFLGLVAAVKLPVGIQKETAIFTLMKGILPPWLVGFGFASILAVIMSSLDSLFVGGSTIIYKALFGQKNLDSRKEMIYARLLTAAFGVVGFGLAFIIPNIVTLSLLVTYLALIFVPPIFAGIYSKKISANACFYSILIPSIVLFILFPILKEQVFVVTTLLGVLIITLYDKIFKRKDLEVVQNQS
- a CDS encoding diadenosine tetraphosphate hydrolase, with product MSRSINKIINYTGQVKKITCLGCTREKGEISLGDIVKSKYFDAHQDYEIPIPGFVIISSRRHIQSVDEFTDKEQRDFIKLLYRLRSALRQVLGVKVVYLIQEEDTLHHFHVWVFPRFDWMKRKFGRKIESVRPIMEFAKKTFKTKSNLTKVDEATLKLKQFLLKK
- a CDS encoding DUF4202 family protein; the encoded protein is MFDKVERFVIDAFTEAGALSNISHHQRTVYWIKKLKPDADEALLIAGIAHDIERAFYGDWKKGSDDPALLRKHQDLSAVDIEKFLRHEGAEEELIARVKHFVANHETGGDEDQNVLCDADCLAFLEEKAVSLAKKSMRDGSTSEAGRRIRMVFHRISSPFAKQIAQPWYEEAKKYLTEMSTFS
- a CDS encoding recombinase family protein, which encodes MKYILYARKSTEDEDRQILSIEAQVFELKEFAAKEKLEIVDPIFVETKTAKEPGRIKFAEMLSLIERGKAEGILSWNPDRLARNSVDGGRVIHMIDRGLIKSLKFPTFWFEPTPQGLFMLQIAFGQSKYYVDSLRENVTRGMRQKVRNGVWPSKAPLGYLNNPKTRGIDVDREKAQKVKKIFELYATRNYNLREIAEWCKRVNLKSNLGNSISIGKVHELLQNVFYIGLMKYKGEIHEATHEPLISKKLFDKVQEIMREKGKPQKVKKHNFAFLGFMKCPCSAAITAEKKIKPSGREYVYYRCTKKKGPCQEKHFLRQEELYEQIKSFLQKVSLSSHDTENVLAELEKEEIQTKEQAKTTVQNLKVQLAEIEIRLEKLLDVFLNEVISVEDYKARKEKLLIKKVGLQEQVRDFEQNGLSWLEPAREFVLSLNQAAKLLKSENKMEMTTFLKNIGSNCILQNRQLIFSPRKPYDLVADPALDAGEATASCLQFPVWWAAEGSNPSSRNIVSLRDMPLNLSNVNAALPDKSHSGI
- a CDS encoding PepSY domain-containing protein, which encodes MNAKRNILLLTLILSGGLFLVLTANAQSTVSSVKSIEINPTQITTSVTCTACVGGIPTGQKDSNGCPIYSCPGKQCPVGCTCSGDTTTCPVPSCKAPCVKSGDTCTCPVEPPIACTACVGGIPTAQKDSNGCPIYSCPGKQCPVGCTCSGDTTTCPVPSCKAPCVKSGDTCTCPVEPPIACTACVGGIPTAQKDSNGCPIYSCPGKQCPVGCTCSGDTTTCPVEGIKPIEAKISSSESGVKSVSIEKVPNGLSLQSEKATAVTTEKLVIEGNKLSLKTSTGNKEIKILPEEASSKVAAGTEVSTIELKEESQQPIYSVKGTKQAKLLFVIPVSMQIETKVSAESGNVISVKKPWWSFLTR
- a CDS encoding HD domain-containing protein — encoded protein: MDSQKANSVLKAYRDELRKSGILGWADALCASLPQTEVYLVGGAVRDCLLERADTKDYDFVVRNVETPELEAQLSRFGAVNYVGKTFGVYKLKLTEPSSVEALDIALPRTEHAWGTGKYRDVDTQSDPALPLKEDLGRRDFTINAMAMRVTDPPIPPLLRGGQKGGILVDEFNGLEDLTDKKLRTVGNPDERMREDYSRALRGLRFAVSLGFTIEASTWDAIARSITHLLDLDSQGARIIPAEVIAQEFLKALDVHPLAAFDLFESSGTFSILMPELLAMKGCPQPQEFHTEGDVWTHTRLALAVIESPAFAQEFGNPVLLPAPQPLWNAELALAALLHDIGKPPTLTTPEAHGADRIRFNDHDRVGAEMVASLIERLKLTSPTGIGVDANRVCALIRHHLLFVHGDVDELRPSTIEKYFFRDPLLGEELLKLSYADGAATIAKDGKGTIADYKRMRVRIEALKEKGKHTLPKPLLSGHDIMTMLGIGEGPEVGKILTRIREAQLEGKITTQEEAKHYLVILSN